A genomic stretch from Pristiophorus japonicus isolate sPriJap1 chromosome 6, sPriJap1.hap1, whole genome shotgun sequence includes:
- the LOC139266040 gene encoding uncharacterized protein — MAQERARRTKNFLHEEVEKLVTVIEEKWLGLDISKSGPSKVSPKEMRKRWNLVAEEFSARVNTARSGSQCKKKWQDIGQVVSKKLAHNKRERTRTGGGPPNLHQLSPLEQRVAALLTRTGRKRISSTQAGPTPEGEEDDDTPQDLEDPDACAPDQGEWGEEGSMEMCAQENADRDINQDKSQGITQPEPSISSSATFHGFTPSRVAGPSDGWEMHLGTTSAPPSQPTPRTGGVPLGRLTAREREADQSLLRQPSAEVNQVFSLVEETNALTRSRVAAVSGVRDEVVTLSGEICTKMGSQDGHFRGCADDGRCHAGAGFCNKGTKAGYSNFTPTSLHAPATG; from the exons atggcgcaagagcgtgcaagaagaaccaagaatttcctccatgaggaagtggagaaattagtaacggttattgaggagaaatggctggggctggatatcagcaagagtggtccgtcaaaggtctcccccaaggaaatgaggaaaagatggaacctcgttgccgaagaattctccgctcgggtcaacactgcaagatctggaagccagtgcaagaagaaatggcaggacattggtcaagtagtgagt aagaaattggcccacaacaagagggagagaactagaacaggaggaggtccaccaaatctgcaccaactatcacccctggaacagagggttgctgccttgctgactcgcactggcagaaaaagaatcagctctacacaagctggacccacacccgagggtgagg aagacgacgacactcctcaagatcttgaggatccagatgcgtgcgctccagaccaaggcgagtGGGGAGAGGAAggatccatggaaatgtgtgctcaggagaatgctgaccgcgatatcaaTCAGGACaaatcacagggcatcacacagccagaaccctccattagctcctcggcaaccttccatgggttcacaccttccaggGTCGCTGGTCCGAGTGACGgttgggaaatgcatcttgggacaaccagtgccccaccgtcccagcctacgcctcgcactggaggggtgccactaggtagaCTGACGGCGCGGGaaagagaagccgaccagtctctcctgaggcagccctcagcagaagtaaatcaggttttttcattggttgaggagaccaatgccctcacaagatcacgcgtggcggccgtcagtggggtgcgtgatgaggtcgtcacactgtcgggtgaaatctgcaCTAAGATGGGAAGTCAggacgggcatttcagagggtgtgcagacgatggcagatgccatgcggGAGCTggtttctgcaataagggcacaaaggccggatactcaaatttcactcccacttcactccacgcaccagccactggatag